From one Bacteroides fragilis NCTC 9343 genomic stretch:
- a CDS encoding restriction endonuclease subunit M, whose amino-acid sequence MAKKQNKPVKEETLETILFNCRNSLRGRAAMTDKRDLLLTLVFLKFIGERFKQQKEKIRYEIVEVQGIDDKDFIELQLSRPNQYM is encoded by the coding sequence ATGGCTAAGAAACAGAATAAACCGGTAAAGGAAGAGACCCTTGAAACGATACTTTTCAACTGTCGTAACAGTCTGCGTGGGCGTGCAGCCATGACAGATAAACGCGACTTGCTGTTGACTCTTGTATTCCTGAAATTCATAGGAGAACGGTTCAAACAGCAAAAGGAGAAGATCAGGTATGAAATAGTGGAAGTGCAGGGCATTGATGATAAGGATTTCATTGAGTTGCAACTTTCGCGCCCCAACCAATATATGTAG
- a CDS encoding porin, whose translation MKKLMAMLLLAGSIQGVYAQKTEKKEMFLENKSLYEELTNVQKKTDKFNLYLNMQGSFDANFRDGFDEGVFKMRQLRIEAKGNLNSWLSYRYRQRLNRSNEGGGMIDNIPTSIDYAGIGVKLNDQFSFFAGKQCTAYGGFEFDLNPIDIYQYSDMIENMSNFMTGLNIGYNITPTQQLNLQILNSRNSSFDKTYGITEDSEGKLPDLKSGKMPLVYTLNWNGNFNEVFKTRWSASVMSEAKGKNLYYYAVGNELNLDKFNMFVDFMYSQEGIDRNGTITGIVGNAGGHNAFNAGYLSVVTKLNYRFLPKWNAFVKGMYETASVTKAADGIEKGNYRTSWGYLAGVEFYPMKTNLHFFLTYVGRSYDFTHRAKVLGQENYSTNRLSLGFIYQLPMF comes from the coding sequence ATGAAAAAATTAATGGCCATGTTGCTCCTTGCGGGCAGCATACAAGGAGTCTATGCCCAAAAGACGGAAAAGAAAGAGATGTTTCTTGAAAATAAATCGTTGTATGAAGAGCTGACCAACGTGCAGAAGAAGACGGATAAGTTCAATCTGTATCTCAATATGCAAGGTAGTTTCGACGCCAACTTCCGCGACGGTTTCGACGAAGGAGTATTCAAGATGCGCCAACTTCGTATCGAAGCCAAGGGCAACCTCAACAGCTGGCTCTCCTATCGTTATCGCCAGCGTCTGAACCGTTCGAACGAGGGAGGAGGAATGATCGACAACATACCGACTTCGATTGACTATGCCGGTATCGGTGTAAAGCTGAACGACCAGTTCTCTTTCTTTGCCGGTAAACAATGCACCGCTTACGGCGGTTTCGAGTTCGACCTGAATCCGATTGACATCTACCAATACAGCGACATGATCGAGAATATGAGCAATTTTATGACCGGATTGAACATCGGTTATAACATTACACCTACCCAGCAGCTCAACTTGCAGATCCTGAACAGTCGCAACAGTTCGTTCGACAAGACGTATGGAATCACCGAAGACTCGGAAGGCAAACTTCCGGACCTCAAGTCGGGCAAGATGCCTTTGGTCTATACCCTGAACTGGAATGGTAACTTTAATGAGGTGTTCAAGACCCGCTGGTCGGCTTCCGTCATGAGTGAAGCCAAAGGCAAGAACCTCTATTATTATGCAGTGGGCAACGAACTGAATCTGGATAAGTTCAATATGTTCGTCGATTTCATGTATTCGCAGGAAGGCATCGACCGTAACGGTACCATCACCGGGATTGTGGGCAATGCCGGCGGACACAATGCTTTCAACGCCGGCTACTTGTCGGTAGTGACCAAGCTCAATTACCGTTTCCTCCCCAAGTGGAATGCTTTCGTGAAAGGCATGTACGAAACGGCCTCCGTCACCAAAGCAGCCGACGGCATTGAAAAAGGTAACTACCGTACTTCCTGGGGCTACCTGGCGGGGGTAGAGTTTTATCCAATGAAGACTAATTTGCACTTCTTCCTGACCTACGTAGGGCGTTCATACGACTTCACACATCGTGCCAAAGTACTGGGACAGGAGAATTACAGTACTAACCGATTGTCTTTAGGCTTCATCTACCAACTGCCGATGTTCTGA
- a CDS encoding IS110 family RNA-guided transposase, whose amino-acid sequence MENFYFIGVDVLKKKLNFCVMFEGKVVHEEETSNHQGAIMSLLHHLEEDYGIASGQMLVCAEHTGQYTFPLACACKAVECRLWLENAAEIKYSSGVQRGKSDKVDAKRIAIYASRFQDKVRYYERPTEDIERLKQLESERTLYVTDFAKYKGQMKDQKEYMPKSLYERKMKRLQALMDDLEEAIQSITDEMDEVIASCPVLFRQRELLMSIDGVGRVVATNMIIATEAFTRFDDPRKFNCYAGVAPFSYSSGSSQHSKARVSHRADKVMKRLLHLAAVAVTHRIGGELKKYYERKVAEGKNKMSVINALRAKIVARMFAVIKRNERYKPILS is encoded by the coding sequence ATGGAAAATTTTTATTTTATCGGTGTGGACGTGTTGAAAAAGAAGCTGAACTTCTGCGTAATGTTTGAGGGAAAGGTTGTACATGAAGAAGAAACAAGCAACCATCAAGGCGCGATCATGTCGTTGCTGCATCATTTGGAAGAGGATTATGGGATAGCAAGCGGTCAAATGCTTGTCTGTGCGGAGCATACGGGGCAGTACACGTTCCCTTTGGCTTGTGCCTGCAAAGCAGTAGAATGTAGGCTATGGCTTGAAAATGCAGCGGAAATCAAATACTCTTCCGGTGTACAACGGGGAAAGAGTGACAAGGTGGATGCCAAGCGTATCGCCATTTATGCCAGCCGTTTTCAAGACAAAGTGCGCTATTACGAACGTCCCACGGAGGATATTGAAAGATTGAAACAGCTTGAATCCGAACGCACCTTGTATGTGACGGATTTTGCCAAATATAAAGGACAGATGAAAGACCAAAAGGAGTATATGCCCAAATCCCTGTATGAACGCAAGATGAAGCGTTTGCAGGCATTGATGGACGACTTGGAGGAAGCCATACAGTCCATTACTGACGAAATGGATGAAGTGATAGCTTCTTGTCCGGTACTATTCAGGCAGAGGGAACTGTTGATGTCCATAGATGGCGTGGGGCGTGTGGTGGCAACCAACATGATAATCGCAACGGAAGCCTTTACACGTTTTGATGATCCGAGGAAGTTCAACTGTTATGCCGGAGTAGCACCTTTCTCTTATTCTTCCGGAAGTTCCCAACACTCGAAAGCAAGGGTATCACACCGGGCAGACAAGGTGATGAAAAGATTGCTGCATTTGGCTGCCGTGGCTGTAACGCACCGGATTGGAGGTGAGTTGAAGAAGTATTACGAAAGAAAAGTTGCCGAAGGCAAAAACAAGATGTCCGTAATCAATGCCCTACGAGCAAAAATCGTGGCGAGGATGTTTGCGGTCATCAAAAGAAATGAGAGATATAAACCTATTTTATCATAA